The genomic region ATCTATGCAATCACACTGCTTTATTACCATATACATTATATTCATAGACAACATTGGGTACTTCAACTATGCCCTTAGAAACACATAAGCTAAATCTTATTATTGaagagacaaaaacaaaaaagaatatgctaaagttacaaacttttttacaaactgttcaTGTGGTGAGTGAAAATGTGATGATAATAGTTGGACTAGAtgagtttgtaaaaatgttgtaaaataatttgtggcaTACAGCCCCAAGGTCggccaaattttttatttttttctcccatCAATTCTTCTCCAATGATTGAATCCGCAAACCACTTAGCGTTGACTCTTGCAATCTTTTGAGTTTAGACGTCTTCCTGTCTATTCCCAAACCAAAAACAACAATTACTAGGATCGTATACATAAGCCAAAGCACAAAAAGAGAAATCGCTAACACTGGAGCCTGGTTTATGGTCAAGAAtgacataaaaaaacaaaacccgaGGGAGAGAATGACCATGAAGACCGGACCCCTGTTGTACTGTACTGGAAGGAGGAGAGCAACCATTAAGTTTGACGtcccaaatattaaaaaattacaaaccgagaacaccataaaaaaaaagaatccataTTCTTTTGAAGCAATGGGTGTCCCCGCTGAGTGTGCTACTGTTGTATTGCATTGAGTCTGATCATTGGTTCCGGAATGAGTAGTATTCCCTATTTCTGTGGCATTGCACTTACCATCATCTTGCCAAAGTCCCCCAGGAGGGTTGAGTACTACTTGATAGCTGATTGTTACAAGCAGTACTGCAACCACCAAAAGTACATTCCGCCTGTCGTCTGATAATGCCGTCATTTGACGAACATGATTCTTTCTCCAAAACTCGAAATATCCTAGTGATGGCGGCCTTAGGCAGTCTGCATACCAATGTTTTGTAGAAAGAGATGAACCCGATTTAGCTTTAGCACGGTGCAGCATAACCTTGATCTTTCTGTTGTCTACCTGTGTTTGTCCTTGCAAGATGTCCCATGCTGTTTTACCCTCTAAATTCGTACGGTTTATACTGACAAATTCCGGACCCCAAGCAAGTAAGTGACTCACAGCCTACAAAATGTAGTGATACACGGTCACTAATCTAATCAATGTAAATTAATCAATCCCCGTGCTTGGTCCGTTCTTAATCCAAATGCATAAACTACTTCTTTTATgcttttcaataaaaattataacgaaagaagaagaaaaaaatgatcatatatAATGTATTTTACATGCAATTGCAAAGCCATTGAATCATTAAATGATGAgataatgttttatatattaCTAGTGATGGAACAATATGTACATAAACCAAGGGAGGCCATCActccttaaaattttaatcattttcaaatagtatattaaaatataaaagattttaatttttgggggaaaaaaaattgcttagccccaaaaatgaattttggttcaaaaaacaaaatggtcATCTAGAATATTtcagttattttatatatatttttttcccttttattcaTTGCATGATAATACTGAATAGATGTTAGTGGAGAAAGTTTACCtgggtttcattttttaatactGCAATGTGCAACACAGTGTTGCCATGATCATCTTCCCAATTCAAGATGGCTCTTTCATAGAATTCAGcatttttagataaatttcttCCAAGCCATCCCACAAAGAATTTAAAAGCCTCGAGCTTGTCATATTTAAGGGCAACATGTAGAGCAGTCTCATTTTGCACCGTCACATCTGCAATAGAATCAGGACAGACTAATAGAAATTCTTCCAATAGATCAAGATGGTGATCACCTGTTGCTACTACATAATGCAAAGGAGTGAGACGCTCCCTTCCTTTGACACGAACAAGGTCCCCATCAAACTGTAGAAGCCGTCGTACCAGCTCAATTTGCCAATTTTGTAGAGCAAGGTGAATGGGACTAAACCCATCTGGATTTAGTTTCCAAGCAAATGAAGGCTTTAATCCCATCATCTCTGTGGCAAATGGTATGTGCCCAGCAGACGCAGCTATGTGTAAAGGAGTATCAGCAAATGGTAGCTCGTCGATGTGCTCCAGAAGTTTAACATCCTCTCGAATTAAGGAGTAAAAGGCATCAATATCTCCACTTTGAGCAACCTGCTTCAACCTCTCAACTCTCACATCCATTCTAGTTTCTAGAAAAGCCAGATATTAAAAAGGCAGAGTTTTTCCGGCTTCAACCACTGAGTGGAATATCAATCTCTCTATCCCTCTCTCCCAACAGATATCAGAATTTGCTTATTGGTGTTCTCAGTCTTAATATATACTACGCACTCATAATGTGTGGTATAtgtttattgcaaaaaaataacgtgtggtgtgtgtgtgtatatatatatattatcttgcTAGACTTTGTTTGTTGGGTGCATTGGATGCCAAAGCTGCTTTTCTCACTCAAGCCTTTTAAGTCAAAGACAAGTTAGCTTTTTCATTTGTCAGATATGACTTAGGCGtgtgaaggaagaaaagaaagaaaagctgaagatgaagaaaaaaaagagagatcatTCTGATTTGGCCATTTGGTGGGGTAAAGTCCCAAAAGTGTGATGACAGTGAAGAATTGCAAGAGAGAAAgtagaagagaaaaacacaaagagCAAATAAAAAACTGTGAGAGATACACGATGAGGAGGAGAGCcgagtgaaaaataaaaaggagagtttttatttgtttaagcTATATCTCtaattgtttaaaatatctcTAATTTATTATAAACTCAAGTTTAACTCTATTTTATATAGTGGAATTATTCGAAGTTTGTCCCGTGGTATTTCCCTTCAAGAATAATGCtagatatataaattttttta from Castanea sativa cultivar Marrone di Chiusa Pesio chromosome 11, ASM4071231v1 harbors:
- the LOC142615133 gene encoding ankyrin repeat-containing protein BDA1-like — encoded protein: MDVRVERLKQVAQSGDIDAFYSLIREDVKLLEHIDELPFADTPLHIAASAGHIPFATEMMGLKPSFAWKLNPDGFSPIHLALQNWQIELVRRLLQFDGDLVRVKGRERLTPLHYVVATGDHHLDLLEEFLLVCPDSIADVTVQNETALHVALKYDKLEAFKFFVGWLGRNLSKNAEFYERAILNWEDDHGNTVLHIAVLKNETQAVSHLLAWGPEFVSINRTNLEGKTAWDILQGQTQVDNRKIKVMLHRAKAKSGSSLSTKHWYADCLRPPSLGYFEFWRKNHVRQMTALSDDRRNVLLVVAVLLVTISYQVVLNPPGGLWQDDGKCNATEIGNTTHSGTNDQTQCNTTVAHSAGTPIASKEYGFFFFMVFSVCNFLIFGTSNLMVALLLPVQYNRGPVFMVILSLGFCFFMSFLTINQAPVLAISLFVLWLMYTILVIVVFGLGIDRKTSKLKRLQESTLSGLRIQSLEKN